A genomic stretch from Flavobacterium nitratireducens includes:
- a CDS encoding bifunctional aconitate hydratase 2/2-methylisocitrate dehydratase, with protein sequence MNIYSDYIKEIEERKIQGLHPKPIDDAQLLSEIIAQIKDLDNENREDSLQFFIYNTLPGTTSAAGEKAKFLKEIILGESVVKEITPTFAFELLSHMKGGASIKVLLDLALGNDAAIAQQAADVLKTQVYLYDADTSRLKEAFENGNAIAKEIIESYAKAEFFTKLPDVAEEIKVVTFIAGEGDISTDLLSPGNQAHSRSDRELHGKCMISAEAQEEIKALQAQHPDKSVMLIAEKGTMGVGSSRMSGVNNVALWTGKQASPYIPFVNFAPIVGGTNGISPIFLTTVDVTGGIGIDLKNWVKKTDANGEIVRDANGEPVLEQKYSVATGTVLTINTKTKKLYNGDQELIDISRSFTPQKMEFIKAGGSYAIVFGKKLQTFAAKTLGVEALAVFAPSKEISHEGQGLTAVEKIFNRNAVGTTPGKVLHAGSDVRVEVNIVGSQDTTGLMTAQELESMAATVISPIVDGAYQSGCHTASVWDKKAQANIPKLMKFMNDFGLITARDPKGVYHAMTDVIHKVLNDITIDEWAIIIGGDSHTRMSKGVAFGADSGTVALALATGEASMPIPESVKVTFKGEMKSYMDFRDVVHATQAQMLKQFGGENVFQGRIIEVHIGTLTADQAFTFTDWTAEMKAKASICISEDETLIESLEIAKGRIQIMIDKGMDNAKQVLKGLIAKADKRIAEIRSGEKPALTPDANAKYYAEVVVDLDVIAEPMIADPDVNNADVSKRYTHDTIRPLSYYGGEKKVDLGFIGSCMVHKGDMKILAQMLKNIEAQNGKVEFQAPLVVAPPTYNIVDELKAEGDWEVLQKYSGFEFDDNAPKGAARTEYEKMLYLERPGCNLCMGNQEKASKGDTVMATSTRLFQGRVVEDSAEKKGESLLSSTPVVVLSTILGRTPNIEEYTAAVKGINLTKFAPSHKLLVK encoded by the coding sequence ATGAACATTTATAGCGATTACATCAAGGAGATCGAAGAAAGAAAAATTCAGGGACTTCACCCAAAGCCAATTGATGATGCTCAATTGTTAAGCGAAATCATTGCGCAAATTAAAGATTTAGATAACGAAAACAGAGAAGATTCTCTTCAATTTTTTATTTACAACACTTTGCCGGGTACAACAAGTGCAGCTGGTGAAAAGGCTAAGTTTTTAAAAGAGATTATTTTAGGTGAATCTGTAGTGAAAGAAATCACTCCAACATTTGCATTTGAGTTGTTATCTCACATGAAGGGTGGGGCTTCAATCAAAGTTTTACTTGATTTAGCCTTGGGTAATGATGCCGCTATCGCTCAACAAGCCGCAGATGTTCTTAAAACGCAAGTGTATCTTTATGATGCAGATACTAGCCGTTTAAAAGAAGCTTTTGAAAATGGTAATGCTATCGCAAAAGAAATTATCGAAAGTTATGCTAAAGCTGAGTTCTTTACTAAACTTCCAGATGTTGCAGAAGAAATTAAAGTGGTTACTTTTATCGCAGGTGAAGGAGATATCTCAACGGATTTACTTTCTCCAGGAAACCAAGCACACTCTCGTTCTGACCGTGAATTACACGGAAAATGTATGATTAGTGCTGAAGCTCAAGAAGAAATCAAAGCTTTACAAGCCCAGCATCCTGATAAATCAGTAATGTTAATTGCTGAAAAAGGAACAATGGGAGTTGGTTCTTCTCGTATGTCAGGTGTAAATAACGTTGCTCTTTGGACAGGTAAACAAGCTAGTCCTTATATTCCATTCGTTAACTTTGCTCCAATTGTAGGAGGTACTAATGGTATTTCTCCAATTTTCTTAACTACGGTTGATGTAACTGGAGGTATTGGAATTGACCTTAAAAACTGGGTTAAAAAAACAGATGCTAACGGTGAAATTGTACGTGATGCTAATGGAGAGCCAGTATTAGAGCAAAAATATTCTGTTGCTACAGGTACTGTTTTAACAATCAATACAAAAACTAAAAAATTATATAATGGAGACCAAGAGTTGATTGATATTTCAAGATCATTCACTCCTCAAAAAATGGAATTCATTAAAGCGGGTGGATCTTACGCGATTGTATTTGGTAAAAAATTACAAACTTTCGCTGCTAAAACATTAGGAGTTGAAGCTCTTGCTGTATTTGCTCCATCAAAAGAAATTTCACATGAAGGACAAGGTCTTACTGCTGTTGAGAAAATCTTCAACAGAAATGCGGTAGGAACAACTCCAGGAAAAGTATTGCATGCTGGTTCTGACGTTCGTGTAGAAGTAAACATAGTTGGTTCTCAAGATACAACAGGTTTGATGACTGCTCAAGAGCTAGAATCTATGGCTGCTACAGTAATTTCTCCAATCGTTGATGGTGCTTACCAATCAGGATGTCACACTGCTTCAGTTTGGGATAAAAAAGCACAAGCTAACATTCCTAAATTGATGAAATTTATGAATGATTTCGGTTTGATTACTGCTCGTGACCCTAAAGGAGTGTATCATGCAATGACTGACGTTATCCACAAAGTACTTAATGATATTACTATTGATGAGTGGGCGATAATCATTGGTGGAGACTCTCACACTCGTATGTCAAAAGGGGTTGCTTTTGGTGCTGACTCAGGAACTGTTGCTTTAGCTTTAGCTACTGGTGAGGCTTCTATGCCAATTCCAGAGTCTGTAAAAGTAACTTTCAAAGGAGAAATGAAATCATACATGGATTTCCGTGATGTGGTTCACGCTACACAAGCGCAAATGTTGAAACAATTTGGTGGAGAGAATGTATTCCAAGGTAGAATTATCGAGGTTCACATAGGAACACTTACTGCTGACCAAGCGTTTACATTTACAGATTGGACTGCTGAAATGAAAGCTAAAGCTTCTATCTGTATTTCTGAAGATGAGACATTAATCGAATCGTTAGAAATTGCTAAAGGTAGAATCCAAATCATGATTGATAAAGGTATGGATAATGCTAAGCAAGTATTGAAAGGTTTAATTGCTAAAGCTGATAAGAGAATTGCAGAGATTAGATCTGGTGAAAAACCAGCTTTAACTCCGGATGCAAATGCTAAATATTATGCAGAAGTGGTAGTTGATCTTGATGTTATTGCTGAGCCAATGATTGCTGATCCAGATGTAAATAACGCTGACGTTTCTAAACGTTATACGCACGATACAATCAGACCTCTTTCTTACTATGGTGGTGAGAAAAAAGTAGATCTTGGATTTATTGGTTCTTGTATGGTTCACAAAGGAGATATGAAAATCCTAGCTCAAATGCTTAAAAATATCGAAGCTCAAAATGGTAAAGTAGAATTCCAAGCACCTCTTGTAGTGGCTCCTCCTACTTATAACATTGTTGATGAATTGAAAGCCGAAGGTGACTGGGAAGTATTGCAAAAATATTCAGGTTTTGAATTCGATGATAATGCACCAAAAGGAGCTGCTCGTACTGAATATGAAAAAATGTTATACTTAGAGCGTCCAGGTTGTAACCTTTGTATGGGTAACCAAGAGAAAGCTTCTAAGGGAGATACTGTTATGGCAACATCAACTCGTTTATTCCAAGGAAGGGTAGTTGAGGATTCAGCGGAGAAAAAAGGAGAATCATTACTTTCTTCAACTCCAGTTGTAGTGTTATCAACCATTTTAGGTAGAACGCCAAATATTGAAGAATATACAGCCGCTGTTAAAGGTATTAACTTAACTAAGTTTGCTCCTTCTCACAAATTACTAGTGAAATAA
- the mltG gene encoding endolytic transglycosylase MltG translates to MFSIAAIVVISGLMIYGFVLIGQIFSNNTKFSEEEVYVHIPTDATYAQALDSVKPYITHLDRFEMVANKMSYPANVKSGRFLLTKGMNSYELVKAMRNNIPVKLAFNNQERIENLAARVGSQIEADSTSLMNSFKDSIFLKENGFTEENILTMFIPNTYEVYWNTSADKFRDKMIKEYRNFWNKERAASAQKQGLTPTEATILASIVHKESVKKDERPRIAGVYLNRLKAGMPLQADPTVIYAKKKKDNDFNQTIKRVLYNDLFLNSPYNTYKVVGLPPGPIAMPDITALEAVLNPEKHDYIYFCASVERFGYHEFAATLAEHNVNAKKYSDWISSQGVTR, encoded by the coding sequence ATGTTTTCAATCGCCGCGATTGTTGTTATTTCGGGATTGATGATTTATGGATTTGTTCTAATAGGACAAATATTTTCTAATAATACCAAGTTTTCGGAAGAGGAAGTTTATGTACATATCCCAACAGACGCTACCTATGCTCAGGCCTTGGATTCTGTAAAACCTTATATTACTCATTTAGATCGTTTTGAAATGGTTGCTAATAAAATGAGTTATCCTGCTAATGTGAAATCGGGACGCTTTTTATTGACTAAAGGAATGAATAGTTACGAGTTAGTAAAAGCAATGAGAAACAATATTCCAGTAAAATTAGCTTTCAATAATCAAGAAAGAATTGAGAATTTAGCAGCTCGTGTAGGTTCTCAAATCGAAGCCGATAGTACTTCTTTGATGAATTCTTTTAAAGATTCTATCTTTTTAAAAGAAAATGGTTTTACCGAAGAGAATATTTTAACCATGTTTATCCCCAATACGTATGAGGTGTATTGGAATACATCGGCAGATAAGTTTAGAGATAAGATGATTAAGGAATACCGTAACTTTTGGAACAAAGAACGTGCGGCTAGTGCTCAAAAACAAGGTTTAACACCTACTGAAGCTACGATTTTAGCTTCTATTGTGCACAAAGAATCGGTTAAAAAGGATGAAAGACCTCGAATTGCAGGGGTTTATTTGAACCGATTGAAAGCAGGAATGCCTCTTCAGGCAGATCCAACAGTGATTTATGCTAAAAAGAAAAAGGACAATGATTTTAATCAAACGATTAAACGTGTTTTGTACAACGACCTATTTTTAAATTCACCTTATAATACTTATAAAGTGGTTGGACTACCTCCAGGACCTATAGCTATGCCTGATATTACGGCATTAGAAGCAGTTTTGAATCCTGAAAAACACGATTATATTTATTTCTGTGCTTCTGTAGAACGTTTTGGATACCACGAATTTGCAGCAACTTTAGCAGAGCATAACGTAAATGCAAAGAAATATTCGGATTGGATTAGTTCACAAGGTGTTACAAGATAG
- a CDS encoding GNAT family N-acetyltransferase, whose product MVTLKGDSIYLRALEPEDLEFIYTIENDETIWEVSNTQTPYSRFLIRQYLENAHQDIYDAKQLRLAICKDQDFPPIGLIDLFDFDPRNNRAGVGILIHDKANRNARIGSEALDLLIRYSFVHLNLHQLYANISLKNDASVALFTKFGFQYIGLKKDWILINGEYQDEAIYQLINQQF is encoded by the coding sequence ATGGTAACACTAAAAGGAGATTCTATTTACTTAAGAGCGCTGGAGCCCGAAGATTTGGAATTTATCTACACTATAGAAAATGATGAAACTATTTGGGAAGTGAGCAATACGCAAACTCCTTATAGTCGTTTTTTAATTAGGCAATATCTTGAAAATGCGCATCAAGATATCTATGATGCCAAGCAATTACGATTGGCCATTTGCAAAGATCAGGACTTTCCACCCATTGGATTAATTGATTTATTTGATTTTGATCCTAGAAACAATCGAGCGGGTGTTGGGATTTTAATTCATGATAAAGCCAATCGAAATGCTAGGATAGGATCAGAAGCGTTGGACTTGTTAATTCGCTATTCTTTCGTGCATTTAAATTTACATCAATTATATGCTAATATTAGTTTAAAAAACGACGCAAGTGTAGCACTTTTTACTAAATTTGGCTTCCAATATATAGGACTTAAAAAAGATTGGATTCTAATTAATGGAGAATATCAGGACGAAGCTATATATCAGTTAATCAATCAACAATTTTAA
- a CDS encoding DUF2279 domain-containing protein, with translation MKFKSIIFFCLLLAISNCKAQSGITSFLKPSDTLNNKRQKAVFVSEAAFSAISLVGLNQLWYADYPRSKFHFINDNQEWLQMDKLGHLYSSYHLGRLGSEMLQWSGSSPNKQLVYGAGLGFAFLTAVEVLDGFSSQWGASSGDVIANATGTALYVSQALLWNEQRITPKFSFHTTRFSALRPEVLGANFAEQILKDYNGQTYWLSANLRSFFKASKIPKVLNIAIGYGADGMITGRSENPIFLATENPSRTRQLYLSFDVDLTKIETQSHFLKTFFSVFSVLKIPAPTLEYIVGKGIKGHLLYF, from the coding sequence TTGAAATTTAAAAGTATTATATTCTTTTGTTTGTTGCTGGCAATTTCAAATTGCAAAGCGCAAAGTGGAATAACTTCTTTTTTAAAACCTTCAGATACTTTAAACAATAAAAGGCAAAAGGCTGTTTTCGTTTCGGAAGCAGCCTTTTCGGCTATAAGTTTAGTGGGTTTAAACCAATTATGGTACGCTGATTATCCTCGATCTAAATTTCATTTTATCAATGATAATCAGGAATGGTTGCAAATGGATAAGTTAGGGCATCTCTATTCCTCTTATCATCTGGGCCGATTAGGAAGCGAAATGTTGCAATGGAGTGGTTCCTCACCTAATAAACAATTGGTTTATGGTGCAGGATTAGGCTTTGCTTTTTTGACCGCTGTTGAAGTTTTAGATGGTTTCTCTTCGCAATGGGGAGCTTCTTCAGGTGATGTTATTGCCAATGCTACAGGAACGGCTTTGTATGTTTCTCAGGCATTGCTTTGGAATGAACAACGCATTACACCAAAATTTTCTTTTCACACTACACGATTTTCCGCTTTAAGACCTGAAGTTTTGGGGGCAAATTTTGCTGAACAAATATTAAAAGATTACAACGGACAAACCTATTGGTTGTCGGCTAATTTGAGATCTTTTTTTAAAGCTTCAAAAATCCCAAAAGTTTTGAATATTGCCATAGGTTATGGAGCTGATGGGATGATTACTGGAAGAAGCGAAAATCCTATTTTTTTAGCAACTGAAAATCCTTCTAGAACACGTCAATTATATCTGAGTTTTGATGTTGATTTGACAAAAATCGAAACGCAATCGCATTTTTTAAAGACTTTTTTTTCTGTTTTTTCTGTTTTGAAAATTCCAGCCCCTACGCTCGAATACATTGTTGGTAAAGGGATTAAGGGACATCTCTTGTATTTCTAA
- the dapF gene encoding diaminopimelate epimerase, protein MQLHFYKYQGTGNDFVIIDNRSGFFPKEDTKLIERLCDRRFGIGADGLMLLENDPETDFKMVYYNSDGNQSTMCGNGGRCLVAFAKQINVIGNTTSFNAVDGLHHASVNEDGIVSLQMIDVDAVKITPDYSFLNTGSPHHVQLVDDLRNFNVKDNGAAIRYGELYGQAGSNINFVKKIDDATFALRTYERGVEDETLACGTGATAAAIAMYATGQTNLTAINMDVEGGKLSVSFKKEGDKYVDVFLNGPAKFVFEGTIEI, encoded by the coding sequence ATGCAATTACATTTTTACAAATACCAAGGTACAGGAAATGATTTCGTAATCATTGATAATCGTTCTGGATTTTTTCCAAAAGAAGATACAAAATTAATTGAACGTTTGTGTGACAGGCGATTTGGAATTGGAGCTGATGGCTTGATGCTGCTTGAAAATGATCCTGAAACGGATTTTAAAATGGTTTATTATAATTCTGATGGAAATCAAAGTACTATGTGTGGTAATGGGGGCAGATGTTTGGTGGCTTTTGCTAAACAAATTAATGTAATTGGTAATACCACTTCTTTTAATGCTGTTGATGGTTTACATCACGCCTCAGTCAATGAAGATGGAATTGTTTCTTTACAAATGATTGATGTGGATGCGGTAAAAATTACTCCCGATTATAGTTTTTTAAATACAGGTTCGCCTCATCATGTTCAATTAGTGGATGATTTGAGAAATTTTAATGTAAAAGACAATGGAGCCGCCATTCGATATGGTGAATTGTATGGTCAAGCAGGAAGTAATATCAATTTTGTAAAAAAAATAGATGATGCCACTTTTGCACTTCGTACCTATGAACGTGGAGTTGAAGATGAAACTTTAGCTTGTGGAACGGGTGCTACAGCAGCAGCTATTGCAATGTATGCAACGGGACAAACCAATTTAACAGCCATTAATATGGATGTCGAAGGAGGTAAATTATCAGTTTCTTTCAAAAAAGAAGGAGATAAATATGTAGATGTCTTCCTGAATGGTCCTGCAAAATTTGTTTTTGAGGGAACCATCGAAATATAA
- a CDS encoding C40 family peptidase, whose product MRFKFWIVLLVLFSMFNVFSQEKFIQHIVAKGENISKIAEHYKIKATAIYELNPDAKKGIKFKDVLLIPVSTTSQKNQKNISKTNESVVAEAKQGQHQVLAKETVYGIAKQYGVKVADLYTINPSLENKALKVGDVINVPILETKTEVLEKPKNEIVKSAVDVADKPEVKLEANLDSKNITSEVTADRKDIQKLEQISSNGNIVREVLAKETLYGIAKQYGVTVADIEKANPILAVQALRVGQSIVIPTAKAALTQESQIEANTHIKKDELPQSNVKGATVVESKINVPDNTTETDSEVEVVHEVLAKETKYGIAKAFGLTVKELEKQNPKIVNRLLVGEKLTIRTAKSNVKTPAKFDFKDDTFEGDEGLSFNVKSYKGGDLIDQLICTASENIGVRYRPGGTSKDGFDCSGLMYSTFGLFDIQLPRSSFEQAQYGTKINTQDVKKGDLIFFRTNGRRQINHVGMVVEVADDGEIKFIHASTSSGVIISSLKEEYYSKRVTQINRVL is encoded by the coding sequence ATGAGGTTTAAGTTTTGGATTGTGTTATTGGTTCTATTTAGTATGTTTAATGTTTTTTCTCAGGAAAAATTCATTCAACATATAGTTGCTAAAGGAGAGAATATATCCAAAATAGCAGAACATTATAAAATAAAAGCAACAGCCATTTATGAACTAAATCCAGATGCAAAAAAGGGAATTAAATTCAAAGATGTATTGTTGATACCAGTTTCGACTACTTCTCAAAAAAATCAAAAAAACATTTCAAAAACCAATGAGTCTGTCGTTGCAGAGGCTAAACAAGGACAGCATCAAGTGCTAGCCAAAGAAACCGTTTATGGAATAGCAAAACAATATGGAGTAAAAGTTGCCGATTTGTATACTATAAATCCATCTTTAGAAAATAAAGCTTTAAAGGTAGGCGATGTTATTAATGTTCCAATACTAGAAACCAAAACAGAAGTTTTGGAAAAGCCTAAAAATGAAATCGTAAAGTCAGCCGTAGATGTCGCAGATAAACCAGAAGTTAAGTTAGAAGCTAATTTGGATTCTAAGAATATTACGTCTGAAGTTACCGCTGATAGAAAAGATATTCAGAAATTAGAACAAATAAGTTCCAATGGAAATATAGTTAGAGAAGTTTTAGCCAAAGAAACATTGTATGGAATAGCAAAGCAATATGGTGTTACTGTTGCTGATATTGAAAAAGCCAATCCTATACTAGCCGTTCAAGCTTTACGTGTTGGACAGAGTATCGTTATACCTACAGCCAAAGCAGCTCTAACTCAAGAATCACAAATTGAGGCTAATACACACATCAAAAAAGACGAATTGCCACAATCAAATGTAAAGGGTGCTACTGTAGTTGAGTCAAAAATTAATGTTCCAGATAACACTACCGAAACAGATTCTGAAGTAGAAGTTGTTCATGAGGTTCTAGCTAAAGAAACTAAATATGGTATTGCCAAAGCCTTTGGTTTGACGGTGAAAGAATTAGAAAAACAAAATCCTAAGATTGTTAATAGGTTATTAGTTGGGGAGAAGTTAACGATTCGTACCGCCAAATCGAATGTTAAAACACCTGCTAAATTTGATTTTAAAGACGATACATTCGAGGGAGACGAAGGTTTGAGTTTTAATGTGAAATCCTATAAAGGGGGTGATTTAATTGATCAATTGATATGTACAGCCTCTGAAAATATTGGTGTTCGTTATAGACCGGGAGGAACTTCAAAAGACGGTTTTGATTGTTCTGGTTTGATGTATTCAACCTTTGGTTTGTTTGATATTCAATTGCCAAGATCTTCTTTTGAACAAGCACAGTATGGTACAAAAATAAATACACAAGATGTAAAAAAAGGAGATTTAATTTTCTTTAGGACGAATGGCAGGAGACAAATTAACCATGTAGGAATGGTGGTTGAGGTTGCAGATGATGGGGAAATTAAATTTATTCATGCTTCTACTAGTAGTGGGGTTATTATTTCTTCTCTAAAAGAGGAATATTACAGTAAGAGAGTTACTCAAATAAATCGAGTACTATAA
- a CDS encoding Do family serine endopeptidase, translated as MKQISNLFLVSLLSGATTLGAYKLFFDDNGYFSNNRKTLTTLASDNYTKRVGLNSEVLDFTEAADKTIHTVVHVKNVSRQKINDPMLEFFFGYRGGQSQEQVGTGSGVIISEDGYIVTNNHVIKDASEIEITLNNKKSYKAKLVGTDSKMDIALLKIDADEKLPYTPFANSDDVKVGEWVLAVGNPYNLTSTVTAGIVSAKARNLSNDGIQSFIQTDAAVNPGNSGGALVNTRGDLIGINTMISSMTGSYVGYSFAVPSNIARKIIEDIMEYGNVQRGILGVEGGELNSKVSKEFGVKQTEGFYINNVRKNTGADKAGLKKGDVIVKIDNQNITSFADLSGYINTKRPNDKVNVVIIRDNATKTVPVTLSKNEFFSAEFKGIELENMSSEDKKKFRVDYGVKIKSINNENLNQYADEFLGNIILSIDNVKIKDIESASKLLNNKNENQSVRIEMLSKNGEIIRFII; from the coding sequence ATGAAACAAATATCTAATTTATTTTTAGTGTCTTTGCTAAGTGGAGCAACTACTTTAGGCGCTTACAAATTATTTTTTGACGATAATGGTTATTTTTCAAATAACAGAAAAACATTAACAACACTTGCTTCGGACAATTATACAAAAAGAGTTGGTTTAAACTCAGAAGTACTTGATTTTACTGAAGCCGCTGATAAAACCATTCACACAGTCGTACACGTTAAAAATGTTTCTCGTCAAAAAATCAACGACCCTATGTTGGAATTTTTCTTTGGTTACAGAGGAGGACAATCTCAAGAACAAGTGGGTACAGGTTCAGGAGTTATCATTTCTGAAGATGGTTACATTGTAACCAACAATCACGTAATTAAAGACGCTTCAGAAATCGAAATTACGCTGAACAATAAAAAATCATATAAAGCGAAACTTGTTGGTACCGATTCTAAAATGGACATAGCTCTTTTAAAAATTGATGCCGATGAAAAATTACCTTATACGCCTTTTGCCAATTCAGACGATGTAAAAGTAGGTGAATGGGTATTAGCGGTAGGAAATCCATACAACCTTACATCTACGGTAACCGCTGGTATTGTTTCGGCTAAAGCCAGAAATTTAAGTAATGACGGTATTCAATCGTTCATACAAACCGATGCTGCTGTAAACCCAGGAAATAGTGGTGGTGCCCTAGTGAACACACGTGGCGATTTAATTGGAATCAACACTATGATTAGTTCGATGACGGGATCTTATGTAGGTTATTCTTTTGCGGTTCCTTCAAATATTGCACGCAAAATAATTGAGGACATCATGGAATATGGAAATGTACAACGTGGAATTTTAGGAGTAGAAGGAGGCGAATTAAATTCTAAAGTTTCTAAAGAATTTGGTGTAAAACAAACAGAAGGTTTCTATATCAATAATGTTAGAAAAAATACTGGTGCTGATAAGGCTGGCTTGAAAAAAGGCGATGTTATCGTAAAAATTGACAATCAAAACATCACTTCATTTGCCGATCTTTCAGGTTACATTAATACCAAACGTCCAAATGACAAAGTAAATGTGGTCATTATAAGAGATAATGCAACAAAAACAGTTCCTGTGACATTAAGCAAAAACGAATTTTTCAGTGCTGAATTCAAAGGAATCGAATTAGAAAATATGTCTTCTGAAGACAAAAAGAAATTCCGCGTTGATTATGGTGTAAAAATTAAATCCATAAACAATGAAAACTTAAATCAATATGCAGATGAATTTTTAGGAAATATCATCTTAAGTATTGACAATGTAAAAATTAAAGATATTGAAAGTGCTTCAAAACTTTTAAACAACAAAAATGAAAATCAAAGCGTTAGAATTGAAATGCTTAGCAAAAATGGAGAAATTATTCGATTTATTATTTAA